A genomic region of Ktedonobacterales bacterium contains the following coding sequences:
- a CDS encoding stage 0 sporulation family protein — translation MAHVVGVRFRPAGRIYYFDPAGKDLEKGHFVIVETARGIEAGRVVIAPKQVVEAELTDPLKPILRQATEDDLRQLLAFKSKEKNALVRCAQRVDFHKLPMKLVEAEYTYDGSRLTFYFTAEERVDFRALVRDLAAQFRTRIELRQIGARDQAKLLGGVGPCGKTLCCSSWLTEFGVVSIKMAKEQGLPLNPSKISGVCGRLMCCLAYENDQYIEAKQGLPSIGAYINTPSGLGKVVGINALKQTAEVMLESGATVQVPVNALEAPKRSGGVSCDVGGGNCCKTKRADGAGERSGPASARGSDRLN, via the coding sequence ATGGCGCATGTTGTTGGGGTTCGTTTCCGCCCTGCTGGCCGCATCTATTACTTTGACCCTGCCGGTAAAGACCTGGAGAAGGGCCATTTCGTGATTGTCGAGACCGCGCGCGGCATTGAAGCGGGGCGCGTGGTTATTGCTCCAAAGCAGGTGGTGGAGGCCGAGCTGACCGATCCCCTCAAGCCGATCTTAAGGCAGGCGACCGAGGACGATCTGCGGCAGTTGCTGGCTTTTAAGAGTAAAGAAAAAAACGCCTTAGTGCGCTGCGCCCAGCGCGTGGATTTTCACAAGCTGCCGATGAAACTGGTGGAGGCTGAATACACCTACGATGGCAGCCGTCTCACCTTCTATTTCACGGCTGAGGAGCGCGTGGATTTCCGGGCGTTGGTGCGTGACCTGGCCGCGCAGTTTCGGACGCGCATTGAACTGCGCCAGATTGGCGCGCGCGACCAGGCTAAATTGTTGGGTGGTGTTGGCCCCTGTGGCAAAACGCTCTGCTGTAGCTCGTGGCTGACCGAGTTCGGGGTGGTCTCGATCAAGATGGCGAAAGAGCAGGGGCTGCCACTCAACCCTTCCAAAATCTCAGGGGTATGTGGTCGGCTGATGTGCTGCCTGGCGTATGAGAACGACCAGTATATTGAGGCCAAGCAGGGCCTGCCCTCGATAGGCGCGTATATCAATACGCCCAGCGGTCTGGGGAAGGTCGTTGGTATCAACGCTCTCAAACAAACGGCAGAAGTGATGCTGGAAAGTGGAGCGACGGTGCAGGTTCCGGTGAATGCGCTGGAAGCGCCGAAGCGCTCTGGTGGGGTAAGTTGTGATGTCGGAGGAGGGAATTGTTGTAAAACAAAACGCGCCGACGGCGCAGGCGAGAGGAGTGGCCCAGCTTCTGCGAGAGGGAGCGATAGGCTCAATTGA
- a CDS encoding response regulator yields the protein MMPTRIIIADDEPIIRIDLKEELTRQGYLVVGEAVDGVSAVNLARELRPDLVVMDIRMPELDGITAAETLTREKIAPVVLVTAYNDEELIDRAKGAGVVNYIVKPWRQSDIRPAIEIALARFSEFRAIEKQAKDLQDQLATRKVIERAKGLLMQKYGLTEQEAFRRIQKLSMNNRKSMREVAEAILLASEISDS from the coding sequence ATGATGCCGACACGCATTATTATCGCGGATGACGAGCCAATCATTCGTATTGACTTAAAAGAGGAATTGACGCGCCAGGGCTATCTGGTGGTTGGCGAGGCGGTTGATGGCGTCAGCGCCGTGAATCTGGCGCGAGAATTGCGGCCTGATCTGGTCGTGATGGATATTCGTATGCCTGAACTTGACGGCATTACGGCTGCGGAGACGCTGACTCGTGAGAAGATCGCGCCGGTGGTGCTGGTGACGGCCTATAACGACGAGGAACTGATTGATCGCGCTAAAGGCGCCGGGGTCGTCAATTATATTGTGAAGCCCTGGCGGCAAAGCGACATCCGGCCCGCCATCGAAATTGCGCTGGCGCGTTTCTCGGAGTTTCGCGCGATAGAGAAGCAGGCGAAAGACCTGCAAGATCAGCTTGCCACGCGCAAGGTGATTGAGCGTGCCAAGGGTCTGTTGATGCAAAAATACGGGCTGACCGAGCAGGAAGCGTTCCGCCGGATTCAGAAGCTGAGCATGAATAACCGCAAGTCAATGCGGGAAGTAGCGGAGGCGATCTTGCTGGCCAGCGAGATTTCCGACTCCTGA